The Syntrophobacterales bacterium region GCAAATCGACTTGGGAACGGGTCAATGCCGTCCCCAGCGTCGCCACAACATTTTTAATCCCGGAAGCCCAAAGGGAAATGAGATCAAAATACCCTTCCACAAGGACGGCAAAACCCTTGATGCGAATCGCCTCCCGGGCATCAAAAAGTCCGAAAAGGTTATTGCCTTTCGTATAAACCGGCGACTCAGGAGAATTAAGATACTTGGGTTCACTTGCGTCCATCACCCTCCCGCCAAAGGCGACAACCCGGCCTTCGCTATCGACGATGGGGATAATAATTCTGCCCCGAAACCGGTCGTAATATCCTCTCTTGCCCTCCCCCGAACGGACAATTGCCAGACCTGCCTGTTCTGCAAGCGGGGCGGGGATCCCTTTCCGCTCCAGAAAATCAAGCAGACCCTGCCAGCCCTCCGGGGCCAACCCTATTCGAAACTGCTCAACGACGCTTAGTCCAATACCCCTTTTTATCAGATACTCCCGCGCCTTTTCCCCCTTTTGCGAACCGAGCGTTTTGGCAAAGAATCCGACGGCAAGCCCGTTTACCTTAACAATCTGTTCTTTAAGGGTGTAACGCTCTTGCTCTTCCCTGCTGTGAACCCTTTCCGGGATAACAACCCCTGTCTTCCCTGCTAATTGGCGAATCGCCTCCGGGAAAGTCAGGCCGTCCATTTTCATACAAAAAGAAAAAATGTCCCCGTGCTCGCCGCAGCCAAAGCAATGGAAAATCTGTTTTTCGGGACTAATGGTGAAAGAGGGGGTTTTCTCCTGGTGAAAAGGGCAGAGCCCGGTGTAATTTTTCCCCGTTTTCCTTAAAGCAACGTATTCCCCGATCAGCGAGACGATATCGGCGCGTCTCCTGACCTCTTCGATTGTTCCGTCGTGGATGGAACCTTGCAAATGTCAAGCCCTCTGTTCGCAACCTCAGTTTAGACCGTCGCGCAGTTTTCGTCCGCCCAAAAGATGCATATGCAGATGAAAAACAACCTGCCCCCCCTCTGCGTTGCAGTTAATAACTACCCGGAAACCTTTTTGATCAACCATCTTCACCCTGGCAATCTCCTGGGCGGCAGCCATCATTGCCTGCAAATCCGTCATCTCCCCGCTTTCGACATTCATCAGCGTGGCGATATGTTTTTTTGGAATGATGATGACGTGGACAGGCGCCATCGGTTGTATGTCGTCAAAAGCTAAAACGCGGTCATCCTCATATACCTTGGTTGCGGGAATCTCTCCGTTGACAATCCTGCAGAATATACAATCCTCCATGCCTGACTCCTTTCTTCCCCGAGTACATCAACCCTCGCCGCAGTTACAGCCCGCCGGGCGCTGCGCTGGTAAATTTTGTCGTTAATCCCGCTTTTTCTTTGCGCAGGCTATCGCCTCTTCCAGAGAAAGGGCGCCCGAATAAAGGGCTTTGCCGACGACGACTCCGATAACGCCGCTTTTTTCAAAGGGCAACAGCTTTTCTATATCGCCTATACCGGCAACCCCTCCGGAAGCGATAACCGGCATGCCCACCTTCATTGCCAACGCGGCGGTTGACTCCCGGTTAAGTCCTGTTTCCATGCCGTCCCGGGAAATGTCTGTAAAGATTATAGCCGCAGGGCTATCTTCGGCAAAACGCAATGCCAGCTCTTCCGGGGTCATTTGCGTTTGTTTTGTCCATCCGTGAACCGCCGCTTTTCCTCCCGCTGCATCTATTCCCAGGATGACCTGACCGGGGTAGGCCCGACATGCCTCCTTTACAAAGGATGGATCCGCAAAAGCCGCTGTTCCCAGAATTACCCAGCGCGCCCCACCCTTAAGATAGTCCTCAACCGTCTCCATATTTCTGATGCCGCCGCCGACCTCGACAGGTAAATGCGTCGCTGAGATAATTGCGGAAATAACCTGCCTCTGCCGGGGACTCCCCTCAAGGGAGCCGTCCAGATCGACCACATGCAGTCGTTCGGCGCCTTTTTCCTTCCAGACAGAGGCCACGACGGCAGGGTCTCCCTCATAAATGGAAACCCGATTGAAGTCGCCTTGCGAAAGCCGCACGCACCGGCCTTTTCTCAGATCAATTGCCGGGATAACTATCATCTTGCCGAACCTTGCGTATCGAGTTGCTGCGGGGAAAGCGGGAAGGTCTTCATCACCTCTTCGAGTCCCTGTTGACCAAGTTCTTCGGCTTTCACCCATCTTCCTTTTCCCTGGAAAAAAGCTGCCGCCTGGAAGAGATTCTCCAAAAACGAGCGCTGGGTCCGGTCAAATATTCCCCGCCAGGCATCCTTCCCATTATCGGTCCGCAGCGCGACTATCTCAAAGGCGACCGACGCGGGTTTTTCAGCAGAAAAAGATTCTCCCTGC contains the following coding sequences:
- the hisA gene encoding 1-(5-phosphoribosyl)-5-[(5-phosphoribosylamino)methylideneamino]imidazole-4-carboxamide isomerase — its product is MIVIPAIDLRKGRCVRLSQGDFNRVSIYEGDPAVVASVWKEKGAERLHVVDLDGSLEGSPRQRQVISAIISATHLPVEVGGGIRNMETVEDYLKGGARWVILGTAAFADPSFVKEACRAYPGQVILGIDAAGGKAAVHGWTKQTQMTPEELALRFAEDSPAAIIFTDISRDGMETGLNRESTAALAMKVGMPVIASGGVAGIGDIEKLLPFEKSGVIGVVVGKALYSGALSLEEAIACAKKKRD
- the dnaG gene encoding DNA primase: MQGSIHDGTIEEVRRRADIVSLIGEYVALRKTGKNYTGLCPFHQEKTPSFTISPEKQIFHCFGCGEHGDIFSFCMKMDGLTFPEAIRQLAGKTGVVIPERVHSREEQERYTLKEQIVKVNGLAVGFFAKTLGSQKGEKAREYLIKRGIGLSVVEQFRIGLAPEGWQGLLDFLERKGIPAPLAEQAGLAIVRSGEGKRGYYDRFRGRIIIPIVDSEGRVVAFGGRVMDASEPKYLNSPESPVYTKGNNLFGLFDAREAIRIKGFAVLVEGYFDLISLWASGIKNVVATLGTALTRSQVDLLGRCTKRVAAVFDPDEAGRKALARSMELFLAGNIQAMAVILPEGYDPDSFVRAEGRGKMEEMLAAARPMADYYIEEILGNSASLQEDREKLRSAVAFVKKIDDVVERNLFIKKVAEKLNIDQDVLKKEVGRSFSSTPAPDRSHSMTPQAGDYERLELSFIHMLFESPELVRTLGEGEIFTFFKSEALKTVGKNLLLNSEKEGEKNLNVVSLLSGVEDERIKKNLYALMVGDNPYKGEQRERLLADTAKQIRRRWYKEQHRILKEKLVKADRDGNRELCNGLLQEKERLLNEENNLD
- a CDS encoding histidine triad nucleotide-binding protein, with product MEDCIFCRIVNGEIPATKVYEDDRVLAFDDIQPMAPVHVIIIPKKHIATLMNVESGEMTDLQAMMAAAQEIARVKMVDQKGFRVVINCNAEGGQVVFHLHMHLLGGRKLRDGLN